A part of Acidobacteriota bacterium genomic DNA contains:
- a CDS encoding CGNR zinc finger domain-containing protein, whose amino-acid sequence MNLRERPIASITLIAGRLCLDFVNTVGGRQSISPPDPLAAMVYQVTDDKFADYLDLLAWSLLTGILTEPEAAQLAHLAEQHPVEAASVKERAIVLREVIYRLSLAIIHQTEPQPNDLECLNQEVARGYSHLKITHHPPHTFAWGWNGDVTALDQMLWRIADSAAELFTGGELTRIRQCGGEGCGWLFEDTSRNSRRQWCDMQTCGNLAKVRRFRSRKRTS is encoded by the coding sequence ATGAATCTGAGAGAACGCCCAATTGCTTCAATCACTCTGATTGCTGGTCGTCTGTGCCTGGACTTTGTCAACACGGTCGGTGGTCGCCAAAGCATCTCACCACCCGACCCACTGGCAGCCATGGTATATCAGGTGACCGATGATAAATTTGCCGACTATCTTGATTTGCTGGCCTGGAGTCTGCTGACGGGAATCCTGACCGAGCCGGAAGCCGCTCAACTGGCACATCTAGCCGAACAGCACCCGGTAGAAGCCGCCAGCGTGAAGGAGCGGGCGATTGTGCTTCGGGAAGTGATTTACCGCCTCAGTCTGGCAATCATTCATCAAACCGAACCACAGCCCAACGACCTGGAATGTCTCAACCAGGAAGTAGCCAGAGGATACAGCCATCTGAAAATCACTCATCACCCCCCTCATACTTTTGCCTGGGGTTGGAATGGCGATGTCACGGCGCTTGATCAAATGCTGTGGCGGATTGCGGATTCCGCTGCTGAACTCTTCACCGGAGGCGAACTCACTCGGATTCGTCAATGTGGCGGCGAAGGCTGTGGCTGGTTGTTTGAAGATACCAGCCGAAACAGTCGCCGCCAGTGGTGCGATATGCAGACCTGTGGCAACCTGGCCAAAGTCCGGCGGTTTCGCTCGCGGAAACGCACCTCCTAA
- a CDS encoding FG-GAP repeat protein translates to MKQTHLNGLIMASVLLLTSCQSPTPPPPLPPLIRTLPVSTTPETTESFKPETSEWSDANMQPKLWPIRHVWDEAHMPVEEVRKAVRRAFRGYFRFLEEQITQPEVSYYLVGDFNGDGTRDLAVSVVFPAIDLTQNGQKIPCVQFSHGDNRPVPFTALNLGGHGIEEPMNDFRGYYLTSPNQNAPFLAIIHGRPDGNWEKVSPKNKFIFLTFATDLEFQLRLHHGPLQSKESRKIAYPKGDAIAIYDQHYDDSVELGYDWDGLYWDGRTYHWVQYLKGNFPKNPNL, encoded by the coding sequence ATGAAGCAAACCCATTTGAATGGATTGATTATGGCGAGCGTGCTTTTGCTGACTTCTTGCCAGTCACCAACGCCACCTCCGCCGCTTCCCCCTTTGATCAGAACTCTGCCGGTCTCAACCACACCCGAAACCACCGAATCGTTTAAACCGGAAACCAGCGAATGGTCCGATGCCAATATGCAACCAAAATTATGGCCGATTCGCCACGTGTGGGATGAAGCCCACATGCCGGTTGAGGAAGTGAGAAAAGCGGTTCGCCGGGCTTTTCGAGGATATTTTCGATTCCTGGAAGAACAAATTACCCAACCCGAGGTTTCTTATTATCTGGTTGGAGATTTCAATGGTGATGGCACCAGGGATTTAGCTGTCAGCGTTGTCTTTCCCGCAATTGATCTCACTCAGAATGGTCAGAAAATTCCCTGTGTCCAGTTCTCCCATGGTGATAACCGGCCAGTTCCGTTCACGGCACTCAATCTTGGAGGTCATGGAATCGAAGAGCCGATGAACGATTTTCGGGGTTATTATTTGACCAGTCCGAATCAAAATGCTCCATTTTTGGCCATCATCCACGGGCGGCCTGATGGAAATTGGGAAAAGGTTTCGCCCAAAAATAAGTTTATCTTTCTAACTTTCGCGACTGACCTTGAGTTTCAGTTGCGGCTCCATCATGGCCCTTTGCAATCCAAAGAGAGTCGAAAAATCGCCTATCCCAAAGGAGATGCGATTGCAATCTATGACCAGCATTATGATGACAGTGTTGAATTGGGATATGACTGGGATGGACTGTATTGGGATGGTCGAACCTATCATTGGGTCCAGTACCTCAAAGGAAATTTCCCAAAAAACCCTAACTTATAA
- a CDS encoding HYR domain-containing protein, whose translation MKPENLHAGLPISRQKIQAGRRLNQWGTRLQKVFLLPLILVFLAVGVTPTLKNISASSEAGGQGASKTRAVTQEYQESPPGKVRKYKPGQEPIPGVVEWESHHTGDANRPNGQFTTEAGTDDCPGRVICSLPFTDSDTTVGANDTITTIPMACNGSFSQVAGPDKVYVMGVDSLTSLTITCTPTGPAWDVSIYLVDTCPGGTGGVIASGCVAGADANGPGGAETISVTGLSKKPYYLVVDSFYAASGSNPNRQGSYDLSITGSGLLTLPNLRITKTDNVTTVAPGGTLTYTIVVSNEVGFCSRNAVIITDTLPAQIASATWTSVATGGALGNSLTGTGNINNTKMTFPPGSSVTYTVTAIVGAAATGTISNTATIGAQVTNYINFSPNSATDTTTIMAIPSCMLTCPSNIVTSNTAGECGAVVTFAAPLTTGSCGTVTAIPASGSFFGVGSTTVNVTSTAGPTCSFTVTVNDTELPVVTCPGDIVTGATSTAGAVVTFNPSASDNCSIASIEAIPPSGSVFPIGTTPVTVTATDASNNTATCTFMVTVQGVELDRVYVADTANDRTQVFDGATWQLVPGTLGAVGSSIGQFRRPEAITANADGSRIYVADTGNNRIQFTTDSGATWHTFATMGSGSSQVRTPQGLALDLAGNLYVADTGNNRLMRFDGGVPGAAVIFATAGSTLGKVSTPRGLAVDANRTLYVADFGNNRIQSFTTADVAPTPGLVATTGSSVNPGQVRSPEGVAVDNEGNLYVADTGNNRVIAFIGGVPGPAVLVLNVGSTFGKVRLPEGITVCQGVVLGGLATESALIVGDTANNRIQGSLTPTDPLSYELVGNPLGGSGPLIGNFRSPSKIR comes from the coding sequence ATGAAACCCGAAAACCTGCACGCAGGCTTACCTATCTCACGACAGAAAATCCAAGCTGGAAGGAGATTGAATCAGTGGGGAACACGCCTGCAAAAGGTTTTCCTGTTGCCCTTGATTCTGGTGTTTTTGGCGGTTGGTGTTACGCCGACGCTTAAAAATATTTCAGCCAGCTCTGAAGCTGGAGGGCAAGGCGCCTCCAAAACTCGGGCCGTCACGCAGGAATATCAGGAGTCACCGCCGGGAAAGGTGCGGAAATACAAACCTGGCCAGGAACCCATTCCTGGAGTGGTGGAATGGGAGTCACATCACACTGGTGATGCAAACCGCCCAAATGGACAATTTACGACCGAGGCCGGCACGGATGACTGTCCGGGGAGAGTGATTTGCAGCCTGCCCTTTACCGATAGCGACACCACGGTGGGTGCCAATGACACGATTACCACCATCCCAATGGCTTGTAATGGGAGCTTTTCCCAGGTGGCCGGCCCAGATAAAGTGTATGTTATGGGGGTGGATAGTCTTACCAGCTTAACGATTACCTGTACTCCGACCGGACCCGCCTGGGATGTGTCGATTTACCTGGTTGATACCTGCCCAGGCGGCACTGGCGGGGTGATTGCATCTGGGTGTGTTGCGGGCGCTGACGCGAACGGGCCAGGTGGAGCAGAAACCATTTCCGTCACTGGGCTTTCGAAGAAACCTTATTACCTGGTTGTGGATTCGTTTTATGCAGCTTCGGGCAGCAATCCCAACCGGCAAGGATCCTATGATTTAAGTATCACTGGATCAGGGCTACTCACACTTCCGAATTTGCGCATCACCAAAACGGATAATGTGACCACTGTTGCCCCAGGCGGAACGCTGACCTACACCATTGTTGTTTCAAATGAGGTGGGATTCTGTTCACGAAATGCCGTTATTATTACCGATACGCTGCCAGCCCAAATTGCTTCGGCCACCTGGACCTCGGTGGCCACGGGAGGTGCTCTGGGCAATTCCCTAACCGGAACCGGGAATATCAACAACACCAAGATGACGTTTCCGCCGGGAAGTTCGGTAACCTATACCGTAACCGCGATTGTTGGTGCCGCAGCAACTGGAACGATTTCAAACACGGCGACAATCGGCGCGCAAGTCACAAATTATATAAATTTTAGCCCTAATAGTGCCACCGACACGACCACGATTATGGCCATCCCAAGTTGTATGCTGACCTGCCCGTCAAACATCGTGACCAGCAACACCGCCGGTGAGTGTGGGGCAGTGGTGACGTTTGCGGCGCCACTGACGACCGGCTCGTGCGGGACGGTGACGGCAATTCCGGCTTCGGGCTCATTCTTTGGCGTTGGGTCAACGACGGTGAATGTGACTTCGACGGCAGGACCAACCTGCTCATTTACCGTGACGGTCAATGATACCGAACTGCCAGTGGTGACCTGTCCGGGAGATATCGTAACCGGCGCGACATCAACCGCGGGCGCCGTGGTGACCTTCAACCCATCGGCCAGCGACAATTGTTCAATTGCTTCAATCGAGGCGATTCCGCCCTCGGGATCAGTGTTTCCAATTGGAACAACGCCGGTGACCGTCACCGCGACGGATGCCTCAAACAACACGGCGACCTGTACTTTCATGGTGACGGTGCAGGGTGTGGAGCTTGACCGGGTGTATGTGGCCGATACCGCCAATGACCGAACCCAGGTCTTTGACGGCGCGACGTGGCAACTGGTCCCGGGCACGCTCGGAGCAGTCGGTTCAAGCATCGGCCAGTTCAGACGACCAGAGGCAATCACGGCAAATGCAGATGGATCAAGGATTTATGTGGCGGACACCGGAAACAATCGCATCCAGTTTACAACCGATAGCGGGGCAACATGGCACACCTTTGCGACAATGGGCTCCGGATCAAGCCAGGTGAGAACACCGCAAGGGCTGGCGCTGGATCTGGCTGGAAACCTGTATGTCGCCGACACCGGAAACAACCGATTGATGCGATTTGATGGCGGAGTTCCAGGCGCGGCTGTGATCTTTGCGACCGCCGGTTCAACGCTGGGCAAAGTCAGCACGCCACGCGGCCTGGCGGTGGATGCCAACCGGACGCTGTATGTGGCGGATTTTGGAAACAACCGGATTCAAAGCTTTACAACCGCGGATGTCGCCCCAACTCCTGGGTTGGTGGCAACGACCGGATCAAGCGTCAATCCTGGACAGGTGAGGTCACCCGAAGGAGTTGCGGTTGATAATGAAGGCAACCTGTATGTGGCCGATACCGGCAACAATCGGGTGATTGCCTTTATCGGCGGCGTTCCCGGACCAGCCGTGTTGGTGCTCAACGTTGGCTCGACATTCGGCAAAGTCCGGTTGCCCGAAGGGATAACCGTCTGTCAGGGCGTGGTGCTGGGTGGACTTGCGACTGAAAGTGCCTTGATCGTGGGAGATACCGCCAATAATCGAATTCAAGGAAGTCTGACACCGACTGATCCGTTGTCGTATGAACTGGTCGGCAATCCACTCGGTGGGTCGGGGCCATTGATCGGGAACTTCCGGTCACCGAGTAAGATTCGCTAA
- a CDS encoding antibiotic biosynthesis monooxygenase — MIARIWHGRTLAGQANIYLDYINQTGVPDYRQTPGNLGVFVFRQIEGAEAHFLTLSLWDSYESIQRFAGDEYEFAKYYPEDEQYLLEFEPKVQHYEVSTSFFGGLLPCQK, encoded by the coding sequence ATGATTGCGCGAATCTGGCACGGTCGGACGTTGGCCGGGCAGGCAAACATCTATCTTGACTATATCAACCAGACCGGAGTTCCCGACTACCGTCAGACCCCAGGGAATTTAGGAGTCTTTGTTTTTCGTCAAATCGAGGGTGCCGAAGCCCATTTTCTCACGCTGTCGTTGTGGGATTCCTATGAATCAATCCAGCGGTTTGCCGGTGATGAGTACGAGTTTGCGAAATACTACCCGGAAGACGAGCAATACCTGCTCGAATTTGAGCCGAAAGTTCAACACTACGAAGTCTCAACCAGCTTTTTTGGAGGATTGCTACCATGTCAGAAGTAA
- a CDS encoding DinB family protein, with amino-acid sequence MSEVKQLLDELTRIHDGDAGHGPALREALENISAAQAAYKPIPDAHSIWELVLHIAAWENVTVRRLEGHPTAEPEEGDFPPVPDTSDAAWQNAIARLNDIQARFLNEVSRLTDAGLNEKVVGDEYSIRQLLRSTARHKIYHTAQISLLRKGWSAAA; translated from the coding sequence ATGTCAGAAGTAAAACAATTGTTAGATGAATTAACACGAATTCACGATGGAGATGCCGGTCACGGCCCGGCGCTTCGCGAAGCACTCGAAAATATTTCCGCCGCTCAGGCAGCGTATAAACCAATTCCCGATGCCCACAGCATTTGGGAACTGGTGCTGCATATTGCCGCCTGGGAAAATGTAACTGTTCGTCGGTTGGAAGGTCATCCAACGGCTGAGCCTGAAGAAGGTGATTTCCCACCAGTTCCAGATACCAGTGATGCCGCCTGGCAAAATGCCATTGCTCGATTGAACGACATTCAGGCCCGGTTCCTCAATGAAGTTTCTCGTCTGACGGACGCCGGGTTAAATGAAAAAGTCGTGGGTGACGAATATTCAATCCGACAACTGTTGCGGTCCACCGCCCGGCATAAAATTTATCACACGGCGCAAATCAGCCTCTTGCGCAAAGGCTGGAGTGCGGCGGCTTGA
- the tssC gene encoding type VI secretion system contractile sheath large subunit, with the protein MNSQLHSFAPATAPAVDFSDQSLLDQLITEGRMAQDETQEAMAKDLVTEFVQQVLDGELVISKDLESAIMQRIAEIDLLLTGQVNEILHHQEFQKMEASWRGLQYLVFETETSTQLKIRVLNVSKKELLKDVTNAIEFDQSAIFKKIYEEEYGTFGGAPYGCLIGDFEFTNHPQDMALLEKMSGVAAAAHAPFISAASPKLFGWESFTQLGEVRDLAKIFDRIEYVKWRSFRDSEDSRYVGLCLPHNLLRLPYGTETAETETFRFEEDVTGRDHKKYLWGNAAYALGVRVTEAFAHHGWTVAIRGVEGGGLVQGLPTHTFMTDEGEVAMKCPTEIAITDRREKEFSDLGFIPLVHCKNTDYAAFFGTNSSNKPKKYDTDFANANARLSSQLQYIFAVSRFAHYLKAIMRDKIGSFMERKNVEDYLNRWIMNYVLIDDSATQEQKAKLPLREARVEVAEVKGKPGCYKAVSYLRPHFQLDEIAISLRLVSELPAPANQR; encoded by the coding sequence ATGAATAGCCAGCTTCACTCATTTGCGCCGGCTACGGCTCCAGCCGTGGATTTTTCAGATCAGTCGCTCCTGGACCAGTTGATTACCGAAGGCCGGATGGCCCAGGACGAAACCCAGGAAGCGATGGCCAAAGACCTGGTCACCGAATTTGTCCAGCAAGTTCTCGATGGCGAACTGGTTATTTCCAAGGACCTGGAATCAGCCATTATGCAGCGGATTGCGGAAATTGATTTGCTGTTGACCGGGCAAGTCAATGAAATTTTGCACCACCAGGAATTTCAGAAAATGGAAGCGTCCTGGCGCGGCCTGCAATACCTGGTGTTTGAAACTGAAACGAGCACTCAGTTAAAAATCCGGGTGCTGAACGTTTCAAAGAAAGAACTGCTCAAGGACGTCACCAACGCGATTGAGTTTGACCAGTCGGCGATCTTTAAAAAGATCTATGAAGAAGAGTACGGTACCTTTGGCGGCGCTCCATATGGGTGTTTGATTGGGGATTTTGAGTTTACCAACCATCCCCAGGATATGGCCCTGCTGGAAAAAATGTCAGGGGTCGCAGCAGCGGCGCACGCTCCATTTATTTCGGCGGCTTCACCCAAGCTCTTCGGGTGGGAAAGCTTTACCCAACTGGGTGAGGTTCGCGACCTGGCCAAGATTTTCGACCGGATTGAGTATGTCAAATGGCGTTCCTTCCGGGACTCGGAAGATTCACGCTATGTTGGCCTGTGCCTGCCGCATAACCTGTTGCGGTTGCCGTATGGCACGGAAACGGCTGAGACCGAGACCTTCAGGTTTGAAGAAGACGTGACGGGTCGCGATCACAAGAAATATTTGTGGGGCAATGCCGCCTATGCTTTGGGCGTGCGAGTGACCGAAGCGTTTGCCCACCACGGTTGGACGGTGGCCATCCGCGGCGTTGAAGGCGGCGGATTGGTTCAGGGGTTGCCAACCCATACCTTTATGACGGACGAAGGCGAAGTGGCCATGAAGTGCCCAACCGAAATTGCCATTACCGACCGTCGTGAAAAAGAATTCAGCGACCTGGGCTTTATTCCGCTGGTCCATTGCAAGAACACCGATTATGCGGCGTTTTTTGGTACAAATTCGTCCAACAAGCCCAAAAAATACGACACCGACTTTGCCAATGCCAACGCCCGGCTGTCGTCCCAATTGCAGTATATCTTTGCTGTGAGCCGGTTTGCGCATTACCTGAAAGCGATTATGCGTGACAAGATCGGTTCATTTATGGAACGCAAGAACGTTGAGGATTATCTCAACCGCTGGATTATGAACTATGTGTTGATTGATGACAGTGCAACTCAGGAACAGAAAGCCAAGTTGCCGTTGCGCGAAGCACGAGTCGAAGTAGCCGAAGTCAAAGGCAAGCCTGGGTGTTACAAAGCAGTCAGCTATCTGCGGCCTCATTTCCAGCTTGATGAAATCGCAATTTCTTTACGGTTGGTTTCGGAACTCCCGGCCCCAGCCAATCAACGCTGA
- a CDS encoding histidine kinase translates to MFSFKHSRWLLIFLIWTVVGLFFTSQGYLFHTVASIEQFNLGKWLFREFTYCYLFALATPGIWWLADRISIDRQNYGRGLLFHIPMSLVTSMAIKGVHQMLLVLLVDDPRMVGNNPLLNIASASFSFLTLLKFTYYTLDTGALIYWVILSLNHTSRYIQRYQNEEARSARLEQQLTQAQLEALKMQLQPHFLFNTLHSVSELLHEDVEAADEMIANLGTFLRMTLENSGTHEVSLQQELDFLKCYLEIEQVRFRDRLTVHFEIEPDTLQASVPNLIFQPIVENAVRYAVAPRPAGVISIRAQRNDGWLKLEVEDDGPGLPLNERSETSITEGLGLTNTRSRLFQLYGAKARFQLGNGQPQGTRVTLEIPFRSTSPAPVAAEFNRVVVQ, encoded by the coding sequence ATGTTTTCCTTTAAGCATTCGCGCTGGCTTCTGATTTTCTTGATTTGGACAGTCGTCGGATTGTTTTTCACCTCGCAAGGCTATTTATTTCACACGGTTGCGAGTATCGAGCAATTTAATCTCGGTAAATGGCTCTTTCGTGAATTTACCTATTGTTATTTGTTTGCGCTGGCAACACCCGGTATCTGGTGGCTGGCAGATCGGATTTCGATTGACCGACAGAATTACGGTCGCGGGTTGCTCTTTCATATTCCGATGAGCCTGGTGACCTCGATGGCTATTAAAGGTGTGCACCAGATGTTACTGGTATTGCTGGTTGATGACCCGCGGATGGTCGGCAATAACCCGTTGCTCAATATTGCCTCGGCATCGTTTTCATTCCTGACGCTTTTAAAATTCACCTATTACACACTCGACACCGGCGCGTTGATTTACTGGGTGATTTTGTCGCTCAACCACACGTCGCGATATATCCAGCGCTACCAAAACGAGGAAGCCCGGTCAGCTCGACTGGAGCAACAACTCACTCAGGCGCAGTTGGAAGCGCTCAAAATGCAGTTGCAGCCGCATTTTCTGTTTAACACGCTGCATTCGGTTTCTGAGCTACTCCATGAAGACGTCGAGGCAGCCGATGAGATGATTGCCAATCTGGGGACTTTTTTGCGCATGACGCTCGAAAACTCTGGGACCCACGAAGTTTCACTCCAGCAGGAGCTCGATTTTCTGAAGTGTTATTTGGAAATTGAACAGGTGCGGTTCCGCGACCGATTGACAGTCCATTTTGAAATTGAGCCTGACACGCTCCAGGCCAGCGTGCCGAATCTGATTTTTCAGCCAATTGTTGAAAATGCGGTGCGGTATGCCGTCGCCCCACGTCCGGCAGGAGTAATTTCGATTCGGGCTCAGCGGAACGATGGCTGGCTGAAACTTGAAGTCGAAGACGATGGACCGGGGTTGCCGCTCAATGAACGCTCGGAAACCTCAATCACCGAGGGGCTTGGGCTTACCAACACCCGCAGCCGCCTCTTCCAACTCTATGGGGCAAAGGCCCGGTTTCAACTGGGCAATGGTCAACCTCAGGGAACACGCGTGACGCTTGAAATTCCGTTTCGGTCCACCAGTCCAGCACCAGTGGCAGCCGAATTCAATAGGGTGGTCGTTCAATGA
- a CDS encoding RNA polymerase sigma factor produces MGIFWRRPEPVETDDTLLCRMMAGDEQSFARLYERRHQDVYRFALRMSGSEAIAEDVAQEVFLTLIQSGGKFDPSRGTVQGYLLGIARYRVLHRLAQDRTYVSLETPTDVGEDVPEEYWINHRNPLADLTHSEMIEQIQQAVLGLPPHYREVVVLCNMEELSYEEAARILDCPVGTVRSRLNRARSLLQQKLSSLAVQSSSFGL; encoded by the coding sequence ATGGGAATTTTTTGGCGCCGACCTGAACCAGTCGAAACGGATGACACGTTGCTTTGCCGGATGATGGCGGGCGATGAACAATCCTTTGCCCGGCTCTATGAGCGACGCCACCAGGACGTGTATCGGTTTGCGTTGCGGATGAGCGGATCTGAAGCCATCGCCGAAGATGTTGCTCAGGAAGTTTTTCTGACCTTGATTCAATCCGGTGGAAAATTTGATCCGTCACGGGGAACCGTTCAGGGATATTTGCTCGGCATCGCCCGATACCGGGTCTTGCACCGACTTGCCCAGGATCGAACCTATGTTTCATTGGAAACCCCAACTGATGTGGGTGAGGATGTTCCTGAAGAGTACTGGATCAATCACCGCAATCCGCTGGCGGATCTGACGCATTCCGAGATGATCGAACAAATTCAACAGGCGGTGCTTGGACTGCCGCCCCATTACCGGGAAGTGGTTGTGTTATGTAATATGGAAGAACTCAGTTATGAAGAGGCCGCTCGCATTCTTGATTGTCCGGTTGGCACCGTGCGATCAAGACTCAATCGGGCCCGGTCGCTCTTGCAACAAAAACTGTCGTCACTTGCTGTTCAGAGTTCAAGCTTTGGCTTGTAA
- a CDS encoding response regulator transcription factor, with protein sequence MIKTIIVDDEQLARNRIRRMLKTDPSLVVVGEFASGEEALPVIKAQPPDLLFLDVQMPGMDGFGLLSALGEEQLPVVVFVTAFDHYALKAFEAFALDYLLKPFDRKRFEKTVHRAKQVIEQQRLSRTSQNLAALLDSLKPQVTYLERLAVRQGDGIRFIKVEAIDWIEAEGNYVKLHLGHESHLVREPLSHLESRLDPKRFVRIHRSTLVNIDRVVEIHPLFHGNCCIVLQDGTQLTMTRNYRENFPQLPDRLT encoded by the coding sequence ATGATCAAAACCATAATCGTTGATGATGAACAACTGGCTCGGAATCGCATTCGGCGGATGCTCAAAACGGATCCATCACTGGTGGTTGTCGGTGAATTCGCCAGTGGCGAAGAAGCACTCCCGGTGATCAAAGCACAACCACCCGATTTGTTGTTTCTGGACGTGCAAATGCCAGGAATGGATGGGTTTGGATTACTTTCAGCACTGGGTGAAGAGCAACTTCCGGTCGTGGTATTTGTTACGGCATTTGACCACTATGCGCTCAAAGCCTTTGAAGCCTTTGCACTTGATTACCTGCTTAAACCCTTTGATCGCAAGCGATTTGAGAAAACCGTCCACCGCGCCAAACAGGTTATCGAACAACAGCGACTCAGCCGAACCAGTCAGAACCTGGCGGCGTTGCTCGACAGCCTGAAACCACAGGTGACCTACCTGGAACGACTGGCCGTCAGACAGGGCGATGGGATCCGATTCATTAAAGTCGAAGCAATTGACTGGATCGAAGCCGAAGGAAACTATGTAAAACTCCATCTAGGCCACGAATCACACCTGGTGCGCGAACCACTCAGCCACCTTGAATCCCGACTCGATCCAAAGCGTTTTGTGCGCATTCACCGGTCAACGCTGGTCAATATTGATCGAGTGGTTGAAATTCATCCTTTATTTCATGGAAATTGCTGCATTGTGCTCCAGGATGGAACGCAATTGACGATGACGCGCAACTATCGCGAGAACTTTCCACAGTTGCCTGACCGATTGACCTGA
- the tssB gene encoding type VI secretion system contractile sheath small subunit, with protein MPKKESMQHKLDRVRPPRVQITYDVEIGDAIEMKELPFVVGVMGDFSGKSLAEMPRVKDRKFVEIDRDNFNQVMAKMKPKIAMRVDNKLANNDTQLAVELEFKTMDDFHPDELVQQVPALRKLIEARRKLSDLLSKMDGNMKLEELLTDVVQNTEKQRQLGRVLGLAAPTEEASIEEEGSSNE; from the coding sequence ATGCCTAAAAAAGAAAGTATGCAGCATAAACTTGATCGCGTCAGACCACCACGGGTTCAAATTACCTATGATGTGGAAATCGGCGACGCCATCGAAATGAAAGAACTTCCCTTTGTGGTCGGTGTGATGGGCGATTTTTCCGGCAAATCGCTGGCGGAAATGCCCCGTGTGAAAGATCGTAAATTTGTCGAAATTGATCGGGATAACTTCAACCAGGTGATGGCTAAAATGAAGCCGAAAATCGCCATGCGGGTTGATAACAAACTTGCCAACAATGACACCCAACTGGCTGTCGAACTTGAATTTAAAACCATGGATGATTTCCATCCTGATGAACTGGTTCAGCAGGTGCCCGCGCTCCGGAAACTGATCGAAGCCCGGCGGAAATTGTCAGACTTGCTGTCAAAGATGGACGGCAATATGAAGCTTGAAGAATTGCTGACCGACGTGGTTCAAAACACGGAAAAACAGCGCCAGCTTGGCCGCGTCTTGGGATTGGCCGCCCCGACTGAAGAAGCTTCGATTGAGGAGGAGGGCAGCTCCAATGAATAG
- a CDS encoding type VI secretion system tube protein Hcp yields the protein MSFDAFLKIDGIQGESRDEKHKEWIEILSYSKGLSQTAAFSSSSHGSKSAERANFSEFNITKALDKATPHLAFACASGQHYAKATIEICRAGGTSKQTFMRYTLQDVLITNYTVNGVGGGGDGESIPTENIQLSYGKIEWNYIPTNQTTGQAMGNISKGWDLTQNKPA from the coding sequence ATGTCGTTTGATGCATTTCTTAAAATCGATGGAATTCAGGGCGAAAGCCGGGATGAAAAGCACAAAGAGTGGATTGAAATCCTTTCTTATAGCAAGGGACTGAGCCAGACTGCAGCATTCTCATCCAGCTCACACGGGTCAAAATCAGCCGAACGTGCAAATTTCAGTGAGTTCAACATTACCAAAGCGTTGGATAAGGCAACCCCTCATTTAGCATTTGCCTGTGCCAGTGGGCAGCACTATGCTAAAGCCACAATTGAAATCTGCCGGGCTGGCGGAACGAGCAAACAGACCTTTATGCGCTACACGTTGCAAGATGTGTTGATCACCAATTACACCGTCAATGGTGTTGGTGGTGGTGGTGATGGTGAATCCATTCCAACCGAAAATATTCAATTAAGCTACGGTAAGATTGAATGGAACTACATTCCAACCAACCAGACAACCGGTCAGGCAATGGGGAATATTTCCAAGGGTTGGGACTTGACCCAGAACAAACCAGCGTAA